In Tachysurus vachellii isolate PV-2020 chromosome 1, HZAU_Pvac_v1, whole genome shotgun sequence, a genomic segment contains:
- the b3galt2 gene encoding beta-1,3-galactosyltransferase 2, with the protein MQWRRRHCCPIKMTWNIKRSLFRMHMMCLLFLALIFTIFLSCSFKDWLPSQQGLREDSVAYTMHGLHPVKEHAEGNQSSLQNLWRESLFVPSKPPMNFSSHQSEGAIQSISGMEASLSTNKTNDNTLHREMGVGEQLAPNPYRYLLNEPYKCQDSSPFLILLIAVEPGHVEARNAIRQTWGNESLFMGMGFVRLFLMGMKSGFDGHLQHAIVEESLQHHDIIQQDYMDTYYNLTIKTLMGMNWVAEYCPHASYVMKTDSDMFVNTEYLIKKLLKPELPPQHNYFTGYLMRGYAPNRNKDSKWYMPPELYSSERYPIFCSGTGYVFSGDMAGKIYQASLSIRRLHLEDVYVGICLAKLRIDPVPPPNEFLFNHWRVSYSSCKYSHLITSHQFQPSELIKYWNHLQSNKHNACINIVKEKNSKLRHRKLEWERHR; encoded by the coding sequence ATGCAGTGGCGACGGCGACATTGCTGTCCAATTAAGATGACATGGAATATCAAGCGGTCACTCTTCCGTATGCACATGATGTGCCTGCTTTTTCTAGCCTTAATTTTCACCATCTTTCTCAGCTGCAGCTTCAAGGACTGGCTACCCAGTCAACAAGGACTACGAGAAGACTCTGTGGCCTACACAATGCATGGCTTGCATCCAGTAAAGGAACATGCTGAGGGCAACCAAAGTTCACTGCAAAACCTCTGGAGGGAGTCACTTTTTGTTCCTTCTAAGCCACCTATGAACTTCAGTTCTCATCAATCAGAGGGTGCAATTCAAAGCATCTCAGGAATGGAAGCATCTCTCAGcactaacaaaacaaatgacaatACCTTGCACAGAGAAATGGGTGTGGGAGAGCAACTGGCACCTAATCCATACCGGTATTTGCTGAATGAGCCCTACAAATGTCAAGACAGCAGCCCTTTTCTCATTCTGCTCATTGCAGTAGAGCCAGGGCATGTGGAGGCTAGGAATGCTATCAGGCAAACATGGGGAAATGAGAGCCTGTTCATGGGCATGGGTTTTGTGCGTCTATTTCTCATGGGCATGAAGTCCGGTTTTGATGGCCACCTTCAGCACGCCATTGTTGAAGAAAGCTTGCAGCACCATGACATCATACAGCAGGACTACATGGACACTTACTACAACCTTACCATCAAAACACTGATGGGCATGAACTGGGTTGCCGAGTATTGTCCTCATGCCAGCTACGTCATGAAGACTGATAGCGACATGTTTGTCAATACAGAGTATTTAATCAAAAAGCTGCTGAAGCCAGAATTACCACCTCAGCACAATTACTTTACCGGCTACCTAATGCGAGGCTATGCACCAAATCGCAACAAAGACAGTAAGTGGTACATGCCTCCAGAGCTCTATTCCAGTGAGAGGTATCCCatcttctgttctggcacaggCTATGTGTTCTCTGGAGACATGGCAGGCAAGATCTATCAGGCATCACTGAGTATACGTCGCTTGCATCTTGAGGATGTCTATGTAGGAATCTGCTTAGCAAAGCTGCGCATCGATCCCGTGCCACCGCCAAATGAGTTTCTCTTCAACCACTGGAGAGTTTCCTACTCAAGCTGTAAATACAGTCACCTTATCACCTCCCATCAGTTTCAACCAAGTGAACTCATCAAGTACTGGAACCACTTGCAGAGCAACAAGCACAATGCTTGCATCAACATTGTAAAGGAGAAGAACAGCAAATTGCGTCACAGGAAGTTGGAGTGGGAAAGGCATCGGTGA
- the glrx2 gene encoding glutaredoxin 2 isoform X1 — MVQVNNGQLLILTHFILFAPAACFSYRPARMGNFTSAGRFTTPTCTQFIQDVVSHNCVVIFSKTTCPYCKMAKNVFNQIGATYKVIELDEHRDGQQLQEALTQMSGAKTVPRVFVNGRCIGGGSDTRQLHEQGKLVPLIQMCNPCCLNNAAEGSGSGHDTS, encoded by the exons ATGGTTCAGGTTAATAATGGGCAACTCTTAattttaactcattttataCTATTTGCTCCTGCTGCATGCTTCTCATATCGTCCAGCAAG GATGGGAAACTTCACGTCTGCTGGGAGGTTTACAACCCCGACATGTACTCAATTTATACAG GATGTGGTGTCTCATAACTGCGTTGTTATATTCTCCAAGACGACGTGTCCATACTGCAAGATGGCCAAGAACGTCTTTAATCAAATAGGAGCGACGTATAAGGTCATTGAACTGGATGAACATCGTGACGGCCAACAGCTTCAAGAGGCTTTAACGCAAATGTCCGGTGCAAAAACG gTTCCAAGAGTTTTTGTCAATGGACGGTGCATTGGCGGAGGATCTGATACACGGCAGCTTCATGAACAGGGAAAACTGGTGCCGCTCATTCAGATGTGTAACCCGTGCTGCCTGAATAATGCTGCAGAGGGATCAGGGAGTGGGCACGACACTTCATAA
- the glrx2 gene encoding glutaredoxin 2 isoform X2 has translation MGNFTSAGRFTTPTCTQFIQDVVSHNCVVIFSKTTCPYCKMAKNVFNQIGATYKVIELDEHRDGQQLQEALTQMSGAKTVPRVFVNGRCIGGGSDTRQLHEQGKLVPLIQMCNPCCLNNAAEGSGSGHDTS, from the exons ATGGGAAACTTCACGTCTGCTGGGAGGTTTACAACCCCGACATGTACTCAATTTATACAG GATGTGGTGTCTCATAACTGCGTTGTTATATTCTCCAAGACGACGTGTCCATACTGCAAGATGGCCAAGAACGTCTTTAATCAAATAGGAGCGACGTATAAGGTCATTGAACTGGATGAACATCGTGACGGCCAACAGCTTCAAGAGGCTTTAACGCAAATGTCCGGTGCAAAAACG gTTCCAAGAGTTTTTGTCAATGGACGGTGCATTGGCGGAGGATCTGATACACGGCAGCTTCATGAACAGGGAAAACTGGTGCCGCTCATTCAGATGTGTAACCCGTGCTGCCTGAATAATGCTGCAGAGGGATCAGGGAGTGGGCACGACACTTCATAA